The Cottoperca gobio chromosome 5, fCotGob3.1, whole genome shotgun sequence region AATGacactgaatataaaaacagaattaTAAGCCTCGTAATATAAATAGCATGTAACTGTTATTTAACTAAAGCATGTTATTTCACGTGTTAGAagcactataataataataataataataataataataataataataataataataataatacattagatttgtatagcgcttttctagaaactcaaagacgctatAGCATGTTAAATTAACTGCAACAAAAATAACATCAGCtgtgagcttttaaaataatgtcctaTGATTCTTAATAATTAACATAAACTGTAGATGCAACAGTGCAGCCGGGCTGCTCCTTTCTTTACCTTCATCTCCTCACGCACCCACTTATGTCAGCATTTCTAATACCGTAGATACGCTGAATGTACACGGGATGATACCGCAGTATACCAGGTAAAACCCTAGCTGGGACATACAGTGGCTTCAGAAAGTACATGTTTTTAGAAATTCttgcaaatgtattataaaaaaaaaaaaaaaaactgaaatctcTTTTACATAAGTATTCAAACCCTTAATTCAGTACTTGGTAGAAGCCCCTTTGGCAGCAATTACAGCTTTGAGTCCTCTCAAGTAAGCCCCTACAAGCTTTGTTCACCTGGATTTGGGAAGTTTATTCCATTCTTTCTGGCAGATCCTATCGGGTTCCGTCAGTGTGGCTGGGAAACGTCTTCAGGACTCTTCACAAATCTCCTATGGGGTTCAAGTCTGAGACAAGACTTTGACTGCTTGAATGGCCCAGAGCCACTTGCCTGTGTGTTTCGGTTCATTGTCGTGCTGAAAGGTGAACCGTCGCACAGCGGAGCAGGCTTTCTACAAGGACCTCTATGTATTTGGCTGCATTAGTTAATGCTTCAGGTCGGGTGAAGAGCAGTGCCTGGTGGTTGTAGACTTAGTGCTTGGAGTTCTGCCCAAAGAGTTACATTTGTCTCATCAGAATAGAGAATCTGagtccttttttaaatgctatttgGTAAACTCTCGGCGGACTGTCGTACATCTCTTTACTCGAGTGCGTTCCACTATGCACTATCTATCTAGCCACTATGACTTCTGAAGCTCTCTTAGCGTGACCGTTGGATTCTTGGGCACCATCAGTTTGGCTGAACAGACGACTCTACGAAGAGTCCTGGTGGTTCCAAGCTTCTTCCATTTCACAGTGATTGAGGCCACTGTGCCCTGGGAACACTTATAGctttagaaatgttttcataCCCATGCCCTGAGCGATGCCTCTTCGCCACAGTGCTATAgctacggtgtgtgtgtgtgtgtgtgtgtgtgtgtgtgtgtgtgtgtgtgtgtgtgtgtgtgtggtgtgtgtgtgtgtgtgtgtgtgtgtgtgtgtgtgtgtgtgtgtgtgtgtgtgtgtgtgtgtgtgtgtgtgtgtgtggtttctatAACAGTGTGTTTGTCCTCCAGGAGGAGGTCTTCCCTTATCCAGAAATTGGAAATGAAGAAGTGGAGGAGCTCAACCAGCTTGTTGCACCCGTTGAAAAGTTCTTCAATGAAGAAGGTGAGAGGAGATCTGAGGAATGCAAGAGCTGTTGGCAACCTGCGGCATGGCTTTTTATGCTCGTATAATGATTTTGCAATGTGTTGTAATTTGATGAATTGACAatgaattactttttaaatttttGTCGCGATTTCAGTTGATTCAGCAAAGATTGACCGAGAGGCCAGAATCCCTCCAGAGACTTTGAACGGGTTGAAGGAGCTGGGGCTGTTTGGCATCATGATTCCTGAGGAGTATGGTAAGATGATGTGACACCAGCTGTTTGTAGTTATAAGTgttattaaatagttatttcatAATTgacatgcatttaaaacaaacaggTTCTGAGATTAGATGTTACTAAACACACGTGTAGTAACAGTAAGGCAGCTTGTTCTCTACCCGGGGGAAATGTAATGTGTCTTTAGATGGGTTATAAATGATGGAACTATTCCTCTCACATGCCAGTTAGAAATGCAGTAATAGTCCCACCGTTTCTTATGGGCACAAGTTGAAGGCagtgtctttatttgtttttgatccCAGGGGGTCTCGGATTGTCCAACACCGTATATGCACGGCTGGCAGAGGTCACGTCCTTAGATGGCTCTATTGCTGTGACACTGGCTGCACATCAAGCCATTGGACTGAAGGTAAAACTATAATAATGTAACGTAGTTGTAAGTGAAACGTTGTGCTCTGGTAGAAAGAGTCCTCATCACTTGGCTCATCATACACATGTCTGTTAAGTGCAGCGACAGGAAGGTTTTATTCTATGTAAACACGTCTGATATCATAACCGTGGATGAGGGATGTCGTCTGTGTGATCTGCTAACAGCTGTTTGGTGTTTCAGGGGATTCTGATCGCAGGCAATGAAGCCCAGAAGCTGAAGTATCTGCCCAAACTGTCTTCAGGAGAACACATCGCAGCGTTCTGTCTGACCGAGCCTGGCAGGTAAAGACACTGAAATCTCATTTACATGTTGACTACAGTGTcgctctgcagctgcaggtgtgtTCATACTACAGCATACAGAATGTGATTTAGAATCATGAGGACTAAGGTGTATGTAGGAGAGTTACCCACATGTAATCAGTAGTGTTGTGTGGCAGCAGGCGTCCTACAGGCTCGAGGCTGGAATTGTTGCCAAAGGTGAATGTACTTAATATTTACTTGAAGGGGGTAAACTACAGAAGCCCTGAAGGGCAAGGAAAGACCATTCTGGTGATCCATATTCTACGTTTATGACTTGAACAGGGCCATCTTTCTAAGTCCTCCAATACTTTGGACTGTGACATGGGTGGggaaaaggttttgccaggataatttACGCACACAATGTGGTCGTGGTGAACTCTGGTGGCcggaataaaaacatttacaacatcgATCTTTTTCACCTGCCAAAAAAAGATGCGATGGATGACCAGACTATGTTTGAGTAGTCTGACTATTACTCTCCCGATTTACACTCAGTCTGATCATTTCAGTGGAAGTGATGCAGCCTCCATTCAGACCCGCGCAACCCTGTCAGAAGACGGAACGCATTACCTGATCAGTGGCTCCAAGGTGAGAGCAATCACACTCGCAAATGTTTGATCTGAGCTTCACATTGTCACCGTGGCATTATTCCTTTGGCCTTTTTTGAAATGTCTGTTTCAATTTGTGTTAACAGATTTGGATTTCAAACGGAGCCATTGCAGATATTATGACCGTGTTTGCCAGGACGGAGGTGGTTGTAGATGGCGTGATGAAAGATAAGATTTCAGCATTTATCGTAGAGAGGGCTTTTGGGGGCGTCAGCAGCGGCAAGCCTGAGGACAAACTGGGCATCCGGGGCTCCAACAGTAAGCCTCTCGGGATTGGAAGGATGAACACGCAGGAGCGGACTTTCATATCATtgtaaaacctttttgtttctctttttttttacttttgcagcTTGTGAAGTGTCCTACGACAACGTCCCCGTGCCAGTGGAGAATGTAATAGGAGAAGTAGGTGGTGGATTCAAGGTAAGCGTTACCCTGTCCCCAATTACAACTGTTGCATATGACTACCTGTTGATTTGTACACTAACCTTTTGCTTTGTGTTGGCCAGATTGCCATGAACATCCTGAACTCTGGGCGATTCAGTATGGGCAGTTCTTCAGCTGGAATGATAAAAAAACTAATCGGTAAAATCCATGAACAGTGCTGTGGAGATAAACTTCCATGTGCgggttttgtaaaaacaatcatCAGTTTGACATTTCTGTCTGGCTTTCTGTAGAAATGACCTCCGAGTACGCTGCAACCAGAAAGCAGTTCAGCAAAAGCCTGGCGGAGTTTGGTATGATTCAGGTACAGGCCACTCTTCCTGTGAATAACGCCCCGCACTCTGCTCAGGTGAATAAGGTTTGTTTCCCTCCGTTACTGTAGGAGAAGTTTGCATTGATGGCTGTGAATGCCTTTGTGATGGAGAGCATGGCGTACCTGACGGCGGGGATGATGGACAGACCGGGGCTTCCAGACTGTTCTCTTGAAGCTGCCATGGTTAAGGTTAGAAAGCTTTGTTATTACACTTTGTTCATTAAAAGCAGCATGAAACAGAATGTCTGGTGTGTTTTCTCCATCCTCTGCTCAGGTGTTCAGCTCAGAGGGAGGCTGGATCTGTGTCAGTGAAGCTCTTCAGGTCCTCGGAGGTCTGGGTTACACAAAGAACTACCCCTACGAGCGCTTCGTCAGGGACTGTCGCATCCTGCCTATCTTTGAGGTGAACAGCTGTTCAGTCATTAGTCAGGGCCCTAGTTACCACTGAGGACACCAAAGGTCATGATCTGCATCATATCTCTGGAAGGGTTTAGACAAGAAGAGGGTGAAACAACATTTAGACCAGCATTTAAGAGatagattttttatttaaatatataaaaagtgaaactcTGGCCTTATGTGGGTGGGACTCCGGCCTTAGTGGGTGGGACTCCGGCCTTATGTGGGTGGGACTCCGGCCTTATGTGGGTGGGACTCCGGCCTTATGTGGGTGGGACTCCGGCCTTAGTGGGTGGGACTCCGGCCTTATGTGGGTGGGACTCCGGCCTTATGTGGGTGGGACTCCACTGTAGGTGGTTTAGATCTGTTCCGTAAGTGGCCACCAGGGGGCACGTTTGACTTTGAAATCACAGGTCTTCTGTGGATTCTTTGTTAGTGGAGGTTTAAGGATTCTTTCTGCAGAAGCAGCTCATCAGCCATTTAAAGTTCTTCTGCAGTGTGTCATAAAGTGTCAATCAATCCTAATCAGTCAAAAACTGGTTCTAAAGATGTGATcctccatgttttattaatagCACAATGTAGAATCCCTCATCCCTTATCCCTCAGTacacccccacccacacacaccagcgTTTTCTTGTGCTCTTTGCAAACTGTTTTGCTACTTGCATAATAGATGTGACATTTCTACATTCTGTTGCTGTTTTCAGGGTACCAATGAAATCCTGAGGATGTACATCGCTCTCACTGGAATGCAGTATGCTGGCAAAATCCTCACAGGGAAGATAAAGTATGAAAATTAAGTTGGTAGaaaactgaagtgtgtgtgtgttatgttttaTGGGACTTTGATAAGtgtaatatttcacttttttaaaactacattaaacagttttcctttttattttagcacTTCAGGGCATCCCTGGAAAACCACCTAAATATCTGATGTTTGACATATTACCATTTTCTAAAGTTGTTGTCACATGTTAGCAAAGTGTAGCAACATCTAGAGGTGTTCTGTTCACCTAAGTCCTGCGTGTATTCTCTGTTTTAATTCTGTGGACTCCTGAGAAAGATCTgtgctctttagctgctaaatgcttcactgtgttcaccagctagtcgcgagctttgctgtttggtgctgagctgTTGGTTTATCagtattgtttttaaactcCGCTCTTGCAGGCCAGAAAATCCAAACAAGCTGTAAGACCTAAAGCCCTGTAGAGCCGAGGGGACTCTTTCCCTTTACACataattaaaatcaaatgttaGTTCCTCTCTTAATAAAGGCTGCATCACACGTAAACTATATAGTCTTCAGAGATAATTAGATCATTTAAGCAAAATCACCTTAATGTGTGTGGCCGTGTTTACATTAATGATTTTCTGGTGTATAAGTTGCTCGAAATACTATCACAAGGTTGTGTAATTAAAACCTCCAGGAGGGTGTTCAGCCGCTCAGTCTTTTCTCTGCTCTGCCTGCAGGGAGATGAAGAAAGGAAATATTGGTATGGCTTTGGGCATGGTGGCCACCAAACTAAGGAACTCATTCAAAAGTACGGCAGACTTCGGCCTGACGGGAAAAGATGGAGTTCTGCATCCCAGCTTGACGGTAAGAACTTAATTTGAGCTTTTTAAAGGATACGTTTTCTGCAAACCGTGGGTATATCAGGTGATGCTCAGAGCGTTCTGTTTACAGGAGAGTGCAAAGCAGATGGAAGAGAATGTCAGCCTTTTTGGATCGACTGTGGAGAGTCTGCTCTACAGATATGGAAAGGTAACATTCCTTTGATTTTAACATTGTGGAAAAGCAGCGGTTGGATTTTCCTGCTCAAGTCTTTGCAGTTCCCTTTTGTGTGTCTTAAATGGCTGAACGTACGAGTTGTTTCTCAACGACCGTGGATAAGTGTTCTTATCTTCCACTCAAGAGTTTCTGTGGAGCTCAGACAGCCGCTCATaactccttttcttcctccactGTGTTTTTGTAATCACGACTTCCCCACACGAGCTATAAAACCTCTTGGAAACAGCTCCGCTGTCCAAATGCCTACTTCCTGTATTTGCCTCAATTCTGATCCAATACATGGAAAGTGTCCTCAGAGGGCTTTCATCACACTGCagtcttataataataataacttgtatttataaagcgcctttcaaagctaaaagcattcTCAAGGCATTCTTCAGGAGAATAAGACCTTTTAACATTTAGCTGTTAGTTCGACACGAAGATATTTTGTGCAAATTGGGGCTCAGTTCTGAAGGAAGGTGGAGCATTTGGAGGCAGCAGTTTCTCCTTTCcacatgttgtgtctttgagtAATACTATGGGGAAACTTTGTCGACCGCTtcggacaaaagcatcagcgaCATGAAAGCAATGATTTTAGTGATGATGCCGTAACCGCTCCGAGTTGTATACTATATAAAACTGCACACAACTACAGTAAGTACAAAAGGTAAAGGGAACTAGTGTGTTGCATTATTACAATAGAGTTTGAATTGGGAGTCTGTATTCCGATTATGTGTTTCATGCCCAATCTACTTCACGGTGTATATTCTGACGCAGCAACTCAAACTGCTCCCTGGTCCTAAAGATTCCGAGCGTTCCATTCCCTCGAACTTAGACACCAGCGGTATCGCATCACATATTAGCCCTGATGTGACGATGGTGTCTGTCAAACAATCTCCAAACACAGGAAGTAATTAATCACAACTTAAGAGCTACATCCAAACGGTTACTAAGCAGCAGTGAGTGAGAACACGTTTTATTTCAGGGAACGACATCTGCGTTGAGATTTGCAAGAAATTGTTAAAAAGAATTTCCCCACTGTATTAGAGACACGCATAAGTAGAAGCAACTAAATATGTGTCATTGTTCTTTTCCCATTGATGTTGTCAGACTATAGTGGATGAACAGCTCGTCCTGAAGAGAGTagcagatgtgctgatcaaccTCTACGCAATGACGGCTGTCCTGTCCAGGACCAGCCGCTCCATCAGCATCGGGCTCAGGAATCACGACCATGAGGTGTGCACCgtttacacacgcacacacacgcacacacatacactcaaaaCATATATATGGTGAGTCAGAGTGGAGGAAGGGAGTCCATGGCTATAACTTCCAAGGCTAGAGGCCTCTGATACACCTGGAATTAATACTCTTATTGAGTCATCTTCTCCGTCTCCATACTGAGAGCAGTGTTTCCCTCGACAGATTGGGTCACACATCAGCTTCTCTATATTAACACCATTTATAACTGGCAGTAAACATCCCATACACCAGGGGATCCCAAACGTTTTCAGCTCGAGACCCAGAAGAGATATTTGGCGTCTCCACAGACTGAGAAGGAACACAACTAACCATGACTTTACATTGtatatgaaatgtttatttcattataaaagTACATCACAGCAACAATCAAATGTGCAGAGTGTAATGTTAAGTTTCTCACCACCTCATAATGAACCTATGAACTTGCACTGTGATGAGTACATAGAAGCAGTAAAGCAATACATTCACATGGTAGCTTGTATAAACTACatcacaatattcaaatgaGTCTTATGTTAAGTTTCTCACAAACGGCATCTGCGTAGCAAACACGCTCTTTTATTTCAATCAGGcaaaatgacttcatgtgtcaAAGCATTGTGAAGCATTTAACTCGGCTAAAattcaagactttaaaaaaaaacacggGCAACACTGTGGTggcctgtcaatcacaaggtagccacgccctaaagcatccCCTGCTTTACTCTAAACGGGACCATAAtctacaaaatgaacatcatgccgTATTGAAGAGGACTTGAAACTAGTGGTTGAGACCACAACATGTTTACTGAGGCTATCCATCAAGTGAGAAGTACGGTCTTCTCTTAGACCTCTATACAATCGCACTTCTTTTTGCAAACcggccccctgctggctataAGAGAGAATGCACTTCCACATTAGCTTCGCTTTTACATAAAAAGGAAGAATGTGGACTTGGATGTCTTCAGGTTGAGTAAAGCGTGAGCAGTTACACGGCCTGTATAGACGGAGTGTGAGATGGACGGCTGAGAATTATTGATTATTAGACGACAAATACATAAGTGTGGTGGGTGGCCATTTTAAGCCCCAATACCAAAGAATTTCTATTTTCCATGCGTCTCAAAATGTGAACCTCCTACCTGCTTGATTTGTGTTTCCTGGTTGTATCCATAACATTTGCTTAAAAGAAGCACCTGCTCTGCATGTGGTTTGAACATGCATTACACTTTGCAGTTACTGTGGGGATCCACAGCAGTTGAGTCGTTGCTTTTGATCCAGAAAGCAGGCCACGTCTTAATTGAGATCAGTGAAGTATCAGGCTTAATAACACACGTGGTTATCTATTTAGATGTGgctgtttccactgcagcaCGTTGTCTACTGAAAGCAATAAAAGCCGCAGCAGCATGTCACAACATGTTCTCACCTCTAACTTTGTGTTCTGTTATTCCTTTTTGTTCCTATTCCTATTATCACCAGCATGTGCTTTAACTTGTTTACTCAAATCAGTAGTTACTTCAATTTAATTATAGCTATTATATTCACTTCACTAGGTTGTAGAGGTGTAAACTGTGGCGCTCCaccttcgtgtgtgtgtgtatataatcaCAAACAGTGGTGTGGAGCAAAGcagagcacacagagagacggTAAAGAAGGCAGCGAATGCTTTGtattctcttcttctgcagcacCCTTCTGTGTGTCAGATGGGCAGCCCTGTGCTCCCCCCGCAGGATTCCTCTCCACTGTCGCTACAGGCATAAATGTTAGCAAACATGCAGCGGCCCACCTTTGTAGTTGATGTAAAACATGCACAGAGACTCTAGAGATGCTGTCTAACTGAATTCCATTCCAAAGATAGTCATTCGTGTCTGAAATGTTTCGCCCGAGGATCACAAAGTAATTCAAAGAAAGTTctgaattattttaaaagcaaataTGGCTTCAATCATGAAGCTTTCATCCAGTAGAGTTCCACTGTGATTATTAAAGCTTGGTTCTTCGTGTTTGGTTTTCTACCCAATACCTCATTTTAATGATTTGTAGAAAAGTACTAATCTGACATATTTGTGAGTGCCTAAAGTTTccacttgttttgtgtttgcagctGAAAACTTAACCTACAAATGTTTGCAATTGTCTCACTTCACCTTAGATTACTTTGTGTCATATTTagttcatttgtgtgttttccagttGGATTCGTGTCTGCAGGTTATGATGAATAAGTGTTAATTTTTCTAGGTGCTGCTCGCAAACACATTCTGCAGCGACGCTTTCTTCAAGAACAATTACATGTTGACTCAGTTGCAAAAACGTAAGTACAACACGAAATGGTAATTAAGACCAGCCccttgccttttttttttttactgcatctGAGTACAAAAGACTTGCATGTGTTGCGGAATTTCCCCAACAAACCCCACATACCAACACCAAAACCACTCGctgcttttcattttcacaCCGTGCATGTTTTTTAATGACCTGCATGTAATCCAGAGTTATCCGGTGACATGATCCAGATGGATgagaatgttgtgttttgtat contains the following coding sequences:
- the acad9 gene encoding complex I assembly factor ACAD9, mitochondrial, which produces MMNVNRFVVLSRSVRLGQRLLACNVRHAGEEGLPRQQRRSIKTHSRNFAYAKDLFLGQVNKEEVFPYPEIGNEEVEELNQLVAPVEKFFNEEVDSAKIDREARIPPETLNGLKELGLFGIMIPEEYGGLGLSNTVYARLAEVTSLDGSIAVTLAAHQAIGLKGILIAGNEAQKLKYLPKLSSGEHIAAFCLTEPGSGSDAASIQTRATLSEDGTHYLISGSKIWISNGAIADIMTVFARTEVVVDGVMKDKISAFIVERAFGGVSSGKPEDKLGIRGSNTCEVSYDNVPVPVENVIGEVGGGFKIAMNILNSGRFSMGSSSAGMIKKLIEMTSEYAATRKQFSKSLAEFGMIQEKFALMAVNAFVMESMAYLTAGMMDRPGLPDCSLEAAMVKVFSSEGGWICVSEALQVLGGLGYTKNYPYERFVRDCRILPIFEGTNEILRMYIALTGMQYAGKILTGKIKEMKKGNIGMALGMVATKLRNSFKSTADFGLTGKDGVLHPSLTESAKQMEENVSLFGSTVESLLYRYGKTIVDEQLVLKRVADVLINLYAMTAVLSRTSRSISIGLRNHDHEVLLANTFCSDAFFKNNYMLTQLQKHSPENNDANIKKIAKEVLDNRAYVCAHPLERTY